A stretch of the Papaver somniferum cultivar HN1 chromosome 6, ASM357369v1, whole genome shotgun sequence genome encodes the following:
- the LOC113287182 gene encoding protein transport protein Sec61 subunit alpha-like, with the protein MGGGFRVLHLVRPFLSFLPEVQSADRRVPFREKVIYTVISLFIFLVCSQLPLYGIHSTTGADPLYWMRVILASNRGTVMELGITPIVTSGLVMQLLAGSKIIEVDNSVREDRALLNGAQKLLGILIAVGEAVAYVLSGMYGSVGQLGVGNAILIIIQLCFAGIIIICLDELLQKGYGLGSGISLFIATNICENIIWKAFSPTTINSGRGAEFEGAVIALFHLLITRTDKVRALREAFYRQNLPNVTNLLATVLIFLIVIYFQGFRVVLPVRSKNARGQQGSYPIKLFYTSNMPIILQSALVSNLYFISQLLYRRYNTNFLVNLLGKWKESEYSGGQFIPVGGIAYYITAPSSLADMAANPFHALFYLVFMLSACALFSKTWIEVSGSSARDVAKQLKEQQMVMPGHRESNLQKELNRYIPTAAAFGGMCIGALTVLADFMGAIGSGTGILLAVTIIYQYFETFEKERASELGFFGL; encoded by the exons ATGGGTGGGGGGTTTAGAGTTTTGCATCTAGTTCGGCCCTTCTTGTCGTTTCTGCCAGAAGTTCAGAGTGCTGACCGCCGAGTTCCCTTCAGAGAGAAGGTCATATACACAGTGATCTCTCTTTTCATTTTCCTGGTCTGCAGTCAGCTCCCTCTTTATGGCATACACTCAACGACTGGTGCGGATCCGTTATATTGGATGCGTGTCATCCTTGCCTCAAACCGTGGTACTGTTATGGAGCTTGGAATTACTCCTATTGTGACATCTGGTCTAGTGATGCAGCTTCTAGCTGGGTCAAAGATCATCGAAGTTGACAACAGCGTCCGCGAGGATCGTGCTCTATT AAATGGTGCACAGAAGTTGCTTGGTATTCTTATAGCTGTTGGTGAAGCTGTTGCATATGTTCTTTCTGGAATGTATGGTAGTGTTGGCCAGCTTGGTGTTGGAAATGCAATTCTTATCATTATTCAACTATGTTTTGCTGGTATTATTATCATCTGCTTAGATGAACTTCTACAGAAAGGATATGGTCTTGGATCTGGAATTTCCCTGTTCATTGCAACTAATATCTG TGAAAATATCATCTGGAAGGCATTTAGCCCCACTACCATTAACAGTGGACGCGGAGCCGAGTTTGAAGGTGCTGTCATTGCTTTGTTCCATCTGCTGATAACTCGGACAGACAAGGTTCGTGCTCTGCGTGAAGCATTCTACCGGCAGAACCTTCCAAACGTGACAAATTTGTTGGCAACGGTCTTgatctttctcattgttatctacTTCCAAGGGTTTCGCGTTGTCCTTCCAGTTAGGTCAAAGAATGCTCGTGGACAACAGGGTTCATATCCTATTAAGCTGTTCTACACCTCTAACATGCCCATCATTCTGCAGTCTGCTCTTGTATCCAACCTTTACTTCATCTCCCAG TTGCTATACAGACGGTACAACACAAACTTCCTTGTGAATTTGCTCGGAAAGTGGAAGGAATCTGAATATTCAGGTGGTCAGTTCATTCCTGTTGGTGGAATCGCTTACTACATTACTGCCCCATCAAG TTTGGCAGATATGGCTGCCAACCCTTTCCATGCGCTGTTTTATCTTGTATTTATGCTGTCAGCTTGTGCTCTGTTCTCCAAGACTTGGATTGAAGTTTCTGGATCCTCTGCCAGAGATGTGGCTAAACAGCTTAAG gaGCAACAAATGGTGATGCCTGGACATAGGGAGTCCAATTTACAGAAGGAATTGAACCGATACATCCCAACAGCAGCAGCTTTTGGTGGTATGTGCATTGGAGCATTGACAGTGTTGGCTGATTTCATGGGTGCAATTGGTTCTGGAACTGGAATTCTTCTTGCAGTCACAATTATTTACCAATATTTTGAAACCTTTGAAAAAGAGAGAGCCAGTGAACTTGGGTTCTTTGGACTCTAA